The proteins below come from a single Bacillus horti genomic window:
- a CDS encoding HAD family hydrolase has protein sequence MDKKWITFDLDGTLMQNPFGAYIFPELQEIIGSKVERDWNVVEALVKEHEQRLKAGRYVAAYDWDEIVQTVLGHEGLKMDIDVEQMVLKHSVLPKVYMLEESIPQVLQELKNRGYSLAVATNGFMKYQAPVLQAIGILEYFDKVITPEIAGAGKPDVAMLKELDDETIAAHVGDRIDHDITLANAMNVHSILIATALPVELEQLTPQERAQHELSLGLCKKKLEKETGVVLEELDHSQRPQTIIKSIEELLLIL, from the coding sequence ATGGATAAAAAATGGATTACCTTTGACTTAGATGGAACATTGATGCAGAACCCTTTTGGAGCGTATATTTTTCCTGAATTACAGGAAATCATAGGCTCAAAGGTAGAGCGTGACTGGAATGTAGTAGAGGCGTTGGTGAAAGAGCATGAACAACGCCTTAAAGCTGGCAGGTACGTGGCTGCGTATGATTGGGATGAAATTGTTCAAACGGTTTTAGGACATGAAGGGTTAAAAATGGATATCGATGTGGAGCAGATGGTGCTGAAGCATTCTGTTCTCCCAAAGGTATACATGCTGGAGGAGTCAATTCCTCAGGTTCTACAGGAGTTAAAAAATAGAGGGTACAGCCTTGCTGTAGCGACGAATGGCTTTATGAAGTATCAAGCGCCTGTTCTACAAGCGATTGGCATCTTGGAGTATTTCGATAAAGTGATTACCCCAGAGATAGCTGGAGCAGGGAAACCCGATGTCGCGATGCTAAAGGAGCTGGATGACGAAACAATTGCCGCTCATGTTGGTGATCGAATTGATCATGATATAACGCTGGCAAACGCTATGAACGTTCACTCCATTCTGATCGCTACAGCCTTACCCGTTGAACTTGAGCAACTTACTCCTCAGGAGCGTGCCCAGCATGAGCTAAGCTTGGGGCTATGTAAAAAGAAGCTAGAGAAGGAGACGGGAGTAGTCCTTGAAGAGCTCGATCATTCTCAGCGACCACAGACGATTATTAAGTCTATAGAGGAATTGCTCCTTATTTTATAG
- a CDS encoding carbohydrate ABC transporter permease, producing the protein MKTSRWGQGAKYAVLIFFAILFLYPILLMIFNSFKSNIEIFRSPLGLPSALDFQNYIDVWEKVNFSGYVWNSIYVSAASVFVILFVSSLAAYYLARYSFKWNTYILFFFMLGLMLPMKLAIIPLYLIFMNLGLLDTLTSLVIVYVAGNIPFAVFVFYGFFKTLPKDLEQSARLDGCNEFQVYYKIVLPLMKPAVATVGIVNLIGVWNDFFYPLIFIRSDELRTIPLGMLTLFGEYDTQWNLLFAGLTISSLPMIIAFLFASKQFIEGLTSGALK; encoded by the coding sequence ATGAAAACATCACGCTGGGGTCAAGGAGCTAAATACGCGGTTCTTATCTTCTTTGCTATCTTATTTCTCTATCCCATCCTGTTAATGATTTTTAACTCCTTTAAATCCAATATTGAGATATTTAGATCTCCTTTAGGGCTTCCTTCTGCTTTGGATTTTCAGAACTATATTGATGTGTGGGAGAAGGTTAATTTCTCTGGATACGTCTGGAATAGTATTTATGTAAGCGCAGCGTCTGTATTCGTCATTTTATTTGTTTCATCACTGGCTGCGTACTATCTAGCTCGATATTCATTTAAATGGAACACCTATATTTTGTTCTTTTTTATGCTAGGTTTGATGCTGCCAATGAAGCTCGCGATCATTCCTTTGTATCTTATTTTCATGAATCTAGGATTGTTGGATACACTTACGTCACTTGTTATTGTTTACGTAGCTGGTAATATTCCTTTTGCCGTATTTGTTTTCTATGGATTCTTTAAGACCTTACCGAAGGATTTGGAGCAATCAGCACGCTTAGATGGGTGTAATGAATTTCAGGTTTATTATAAAATTGTCTTACCACTCATGAAGCCTGCCGTAGCAACGGTTGGGATTGTGAATTTGATCGGTGTATGGAATGATTTCTTCTACCCATTAATTTTCATCCGCAGTGATGAGCTAAGGACAATTCCTTTAGGAATGCTAACATTGTTTGGTGAATATGATACACAATGGAATCTCCTTTTTGCCGGATTAACAATTTCCTCTTTACCGATGATTATCGCTTTCTTGTTTGCTTCGAAGCAATTTATTGAAGGCTTAACGTCAGGAGCTCTGAAATAA
- a CDS encoding carbohydrate ABC transporter permease: MPSLQEDQPQEVRTIKKKKNMKKHLVHLFLLPALLFYIVFQIYPIFTAFLNSFYSFNGFTRDAFIGIQNFVTLLTQSPYKETFTNALNHNWIVFVVSFFSKLVVAFILALLLHSKIKGREFFKSVFFIPKLLSVIVIGFLFSLILNPTNGALNSFLRMIGLDNLAMPWLGSTDTALYTIILVNSWSSIGFAMLIFLAGLQAIDDEIFEAARIDGARGLTMIFKITVPMVLPALMIMTILTFISSFEIFELIFAMQGSSGGPYYSTDVLATYFYRLAFGSVEGGQAIGLGSALAVILFFIIASVTAISLFFFQRKNFER, encoded by the coding sequence ATGCCTTCTTTACAGGAAGATCAACCACAAGAAGTTAGAACAATCAAAAAAAAGAAAAACATGAAAAAGCATTTGGTTCACTTATTTTTATTGCCTGCTCTTCTTTTTTACATCGTCTTTCAAATTTATCCGATTTTCACAGCTTTTCTGAACAGCTTCTATTCGTTTAATGGCTTTACACGTGACGCTTTTATTGGGATTCAGAATTTCGTGACACTATTGACCCAATCTCCGTATAAAGAAACGTTTACGAATGCATTAAATCACAACTGGATAGTTTTCGTTGTCAGCTTCTTTTCCAAGCTAGTTGTGGCTTTTATATTAGCGTTGTTACTTCATAGTAAGATCAAAGGGAGAGAGTTTTTCAAATCCGTCTTTTTTATACCTAAGCTACTTTCCGTTATTGTTATTGGATTCTTATTCAGCTTGATTCTAAATCCAACTAACGGGGCTTTGAACTCCTTTCTTAGAATGATAGGCTTAGATAATCTAGCTATGCCTTGGCTGGGAAGCACAGATACAGCTTTGTATACAATCATCCTAGTCAACAGCTGGTCAAGTATTGGTTTTGCCATGCTTATTTTCCTAGCGGGATTACAGGCTATTGATGATGAAATTTTTGAGGCGGCAAGAATTGATGGAGCTCGGGGGCTGACCATGATTTTTAAAATCACAGTTCCAATGGTTCTTCCAGCACTTATGATTATGACTATTCTTACGTTTATTAGTTCCTTTGAAATCTTTGAGCTTATCTTTGCCATGCAGGGATCATCAGGTGGACCTTATTATTCCACTGACGTTTTAGCGACTTATTTCTACCGCTTAGCGTTTGGTTCTGTTGAGGGCGGACAGGCCATTGGTTTAGGCTCGGCGCTTGCAGTGATCTTGTTCTTCATTATTGCATCCGTTACGGCCATCAGTCTTTTCTTCTTCCAACGTAAGAATTTTGAAAGATAG